From one Hirundo rustica isolate bHirRus1 chromosome 8, bHirRus1.pri.v3, whole genome shotgun sequence genomic stretch:
- the GOLGA7B gene encoding golgin subfamily A member 7B isoform X2, whose translation MATEVHSLQELRRSASLATKVFVQRDYSDGTTCQFQTKFPPELESRIERQLFEETVKTLNGFYAEAEKIGGSSYLEGCLACATAYFIFLCMETHYEKVLKKISKYIQDQNEKIYAPRGLLLTDPLERGMRVIEISIYEDRCSSGSSSSGSSSSSSGGGGGGAGGR comes from the exons ATGGCCACGGAG gtgcacagcctgcaggagctgcgGCGCAGCGCGTCCCTGGCCACCAAGGTCTTTGTGCAGAGGGATTACAGTGACGGGACCACATGCCAGTTCCAGACAAAGTTTCCCCCTGAGCTGGAGAGCCGG ATTGAGCGGCAACTTTTTGAGGAAACTGTGAAAACCCTAAATGGCTTCTACGCCGAGGCAGAGAAGATTGGGGGCAGCTCATACCTCGAGGGGTGCCTGGCCTGTGCCACTGCCTATTTCATCTTTCTCTGCATGGAGACACACTATGAGAAG GTCCTGAAGAAGATCTCCAAGTACATCCAGGACCAGAATGAGAAGATCTATGCGCCACGGGGGCTGCTGCTCACTGACCCCCTGGAGCGTGGCATGAGGGTC ATCGAGATCTCCATCTATGAGGACCGGTGCAGCAgcggcagctccagcagcggcagctccagcagcagcagcggcggtGGTGGAGGTGGAGCGGGGGGCCGGTGA
- the SFRP5 gene encoding secreted frizzled-related protein 5 — protein sequence MPQAGGHPGSRGTALLALSLALAGSLGGGQHYDYYGWQPESLPHGRFYGREPQCLDIPADMQLCRDVGYKRMRLPNLLEHETMAEAKQQAGSWVPLLAKQCHTDTQLFLCSLFAPVCLDRPVYPCRSLCEVVRDSCAPVMESYGFPWPEMLHCSKFPSDHELCIAVQFGNSKATPPPVSKICTQCEMEHKADGMMEQMCSSDFVVKMRIKEMTEENGERRLVAAQKKKVLKLGPLKRKDTKKMVLHMRNAGSCPCPQLDSLSGSFLVMGRKVGGRLLLLAIYPWQKHNKEMKFAVKFMFSYPCPLYHPLLYGAGQH from the exons ATGCCGCAGGCGGGCGGCCACCCGGGCTCCCGGGGCACGGCGCTGCTGGCCCTGTCGCTGGCCCTGGCAGGGTCCCTGGGCGGCGGGCAGCACTACGACTACTACGGGTGGCAGCCCGAGAGCCTGCCCCACGGGCGCTTCTACGGGCGGGAGCCGCAGTGCCTCGACATCCCGGCCGACATGCAGCTCTGCCGCGACGTGGGCTACAAGCGCATGCGGCTGCCCAACCTGCTGGAGCACGAGACCATGGCCGAAGCCAAGCAGCAGGCCGGCAGCTGGGTGCCCCTGCTCGCCAAGCAGTGCCACACCGACAcccagctcttcctctgctccctcttcGCCCCCGTGTGCCTCGACCGGCCCGTCTACCCCTGCCGCTCCCTCTGTGAGGTGGTCCGTGACTCCTGTGCCCCTGTCATGGAGTCCTACGGCTTCCCCTGGCCTGAGATGCTGCACTGTAGCAAGTTCCCCTCTGACCACGAGCTCTGCATTGCCGTCCAGTTCGGTAACAGCAAAGCCACGCCGCCACCAG TGTCCAAGATCTGCACCCAGTGTGAGATGGAGCACAAGGCGGACGGCATGATGGAGCAGATGTGCTCCAGTGACTTTG TGGTGAAAATGCGCATCAAGGAGATGACGGAGGAGAACGGGGAACGGCGGCTGGTGGCTGCCCAGAAGAAGAAGGTGCTGAAACTGGGCCCGCTGAAGCGCAAGGACACCAAGAAGATGGTGCTGCACATGAGGAACGCGggttcctgcccctgcccccaGCTTGACAGCCTCAGTGGCAGCTTCCTGGTCATGGGCCGCAAGGTGGGCGGCcgcctgctcctcctggccaTCTACCCCTGGCAGAAGCACAACAAGGAGATGAAGTTTGCAGTCAAGTTCATGTTCTCCTACCCTTGCCCGCTCTACCACCCCCTGCTCTATGGGGCTGGGCAGCATTAG
- the GOLGA7B gene encoding golgin subfamily A member 7B isoform X1 translates to MGAAPSAVGTSGTASQGGMVHSLQELRRSASLATKVFVQRDYSDGTTCQFQTKFPPELESRIERQLFEETVKTLNGFYAEAEKIGGSSYLEGCLACATAYFIFLCMETHYEKVLKKISKYIQDQNEKIYAPRGLLLTDPLERGMRVIEISIYEDRCSSGSSSSGSSSSSSGGGGGGAGGR, encoded by the exons ATGGGCGCTGCCCCCTCTGCGGTGGGGACTTCGGGGACGGCCAGCCAGGGTGGCATG gtgcacagcctgcaggagctgcgGCGCAGCGCGTCCCTGGCCACCAAGGTCTTTGTGCAGAGGGATTACAGTGACGGGACCACATGCCAGTTCCAGACAAAGTTTCCCCCTGAGCTGGAGAGCCGG ATTGAGCGGCAACTTTTTGAGGAAACTGTGAAAACCCTAAATGGCTTCTACGCCGAGGCAGAGAAGATTGGGGGCAGCTCATACCTCGAGGGGTGCCTGGCCTGTGCCACTGCCTATTTCATCTTTCTCTGCATGGAGACACACTATGAGAAG GTCCTGAAGAAGATCTCCAAGTACATCCAGGACCAGAATGAGAAGATCTATGCGCCACGGGGGCTGCTGCTCACTGACCCCCTGGAGCGTGGCATGAGGGTC ATCGAGATCTCCATCTATGAGGACCGGTGCAGCAgcggcagctccagcagcggcagctccagcagcagcagcggcggtGGTGGAGGTGGAGCGGGGGGCCGGTGA